A single window of Solanum dulcamara chromosome 5, daSolDulc1.2, whole genome shotgun sequence DNA harbors:
- the LOC129889902 gene encoding flavonoid 3'-monooxygenase CYP75B137-like: MSLKFFKPLFDSFSWPLEELNIEQKGVFFSYFLGILALLWFLWFFISNSNKGLPPGPKALPLIGNLHSLDPELHTYFASLSQNYGPIYRLWLGKKIGIIITSPALAREVLKDQDTIFANRDVPAAGREATYGGEDITWTPYGPKWRMLRKVCVRDMLSGSTLDSVYALRKRELRQTINYLYNQAGSPVNVGEQMFLTVLNVITSMLWGGTVKGEERANLGAEFRHVVNEMTELLGTPNVSDFYPGLDWFDLQGVTKKMKVLAKKFDKIFESMIDQRQKLDRKGVVQESKDFLQVLLKLKDEADAKMPLTMTELKALLMDMVVGGTDTTANTVEFAMAEIMNKPDVLRKLQQELDTVVGKDNIVEESHIQQLLYLYAVMKEALRLHPALPLLVPHCPSETVTVGGYSVPEGCRVFINVWAIQRDPSIWKNPTEFHPERFLDNKWDYSGNDFNYFPFGSGRRICAGIAMAERMFMYSLSSLIHSFDWKLPEGETLDLTEKFGIVLKKKMPLVAIPTPRLFNPTLYE; this comes from the exons atgtctctcaaattcttcaaacCCCTTTTTGATTCTTTCTCATGGCCCCTTGAAGAACTCAATATTGAGCAAAAGGGGGTATTTTTCTCCTATTTTCTTGGCATTTTAGCTTTATTATGGTTCCTTTGGTTTTTCATCAGTAACTCAAACAAGGGACTGCCACCGGGGCCTAAAGCTTTGCCCTTGATAGGTAATCTCCATTCTCTTGATCCTGAACTCCATACCTATTTTGCATCTCTGTCCCAAAATTATGGCCCCATTTATAGACTATGGCTTGGTAAAAAAATTGGGATTATTATTACTTCTCCTGCTTTAGCTCGTGAGGTGCTTAAGGATCAAGATACCATTTTTGCTAACAGAGATGTGCCTGCTGCTGGTAGAGAAGCTACATATGGTGGCGAAGACATAACTTGGACTCCTTATGGACCGAAATGGCGTATGTTGAGGAAGGTTTGTGTTCGTGATATGCTTAGTGGTTCTACTTTAGATTCTGTTTATGCACTAAGGAAAAGGGAGCTTAGACAGACAATCAATTACTTGTATAATCAGGCGGGATCGCCTGTGAATGTTGGTGAACAGATGTTCTTGACTGTGCTTAATGTGATTACAAGCATGTTATGGGGTGGCACAGTGAAAGGTGAAGAAAGAGCTAATCTTGGGGCAGAGTTTAGGCATGTTGTGAATGAGATGACTGAGCTGTTAGGTACTCCAAATGTTTCCGATTTTTACCCGGGATTGGACTGGTTCGATTTGCAGGGTGTTACAAAGAAGATGAAAGTGTTGGCAAAGAAATTTGATAAGATATTTGAGAGCATGATTGATCAAAGACAAAAATTGGATAGAAAAGGGGTTGTCCAAGAAAGCAAGGATTTTTTGCAAGTTTTGCTGAAGTTGAAAGATGAAGCAGATGCCAAAATGCCTCTGACTATGACTGAACTCAAAGCCTTACTTATG GATATGGTTGTTGGTGGAACTGACACTACCGCCAACACAGTTGAGTTTGCCATGGCTGAAATTATGAACAAACCAGACGTCTTGAGGAAATTACAACAAGAACTAGATACAGTGGTGGGAAAAGATAACATAGTGGAAGAGTCTCATATTCAACagttattatatttatatgcaGTTATGAAAGAAGCCTTGCGTTTACATCCAGCTCTTCCACTCTTGGTGCCACATTGTCCTAGTGAGACAGTTACTGTTGGAGGATACTCTGTTCCTGAAGGATGTCGTGTTTTCATAAATGTATGGGCTATACAGCGAGATCCTTCTATCTGGAAAAATCCAACTGAGTTCCATCCAGAGAGATTTTTGGACAATAAGTGGGATTATAGTGGAAATGATTTCAACTATTTCCCATTTGGTTCTGGCAGAAGAATCTGTGCGGGGATTGCCATGGCAGAGAGGATGTTCATGTATTCACTGTCTTCACTCATTCATTCTTTCGACTGGAAATTGCCCGAAGGAGAGACATTAGACCTTACAGAGAAGTTTGGGATTGTTCTGAAGAAGAAAATGCCTCTGGTGGCTATACCTACTCCAAGATTATTCAATCCAACACTGTATGAGTAA